The window GGTCGAACGGCCAGAAACCGGCGCCGCCCGAGTTTCGCGAGAGGGCCGGAACCGGACTGCACGATCCAGAGGCGTTGCGGGAGCTCGCGGCGGTCGGGCTGGCGCGCCAGAAGAGGACTTGGGGCGTTGATGGGCGCGGCGGTGCCGCCGTGCACGGCTTCGATCGATTCGCTCGGGTCAAAGCGGACGGAACCTGGAAGCATCGGGTTGGAGAAGTCGACCGACACGCAGAGAAGGATGACCCATCCCAGTCGCTGCATAGTCACAGGGTAACCTCTCACCGGCTGGCGTTGTCAAGCCTTCTTGGCTTACCCGACTGCCGCGCCGCAGCAAACAGAGCTTGGAGGGCGCTCATTCGCCGTCGGTTGGTCCGCGCCATCGATTCCGACGCCAGGCTGGTCGTTCTACATGGAGCCGAAGCTGCCTGCCGGCGAAGGGCTTGACGCCCCGCCGGAAAGGGTGTTTAGCTCGGCTACGCGCGCGAGAACCGCCTTGAGAGCTCTCCGGGGCGCCCCGACGCTGGCATCGCCCTCCACGATGACGAGGCGGGTCATCGCGCTCTCGGTCATGGCGGCGCTCTACGCGGGCGCCATCGCGCTCGGGGCGGCCTCCTTCGCGACCTACAGGCACGCCTCGGGCGTCGAGGACCTCGGCCACCTCGTGGTTCCCCCCTTGCGGCGGCTCGTCGGTCCGGAGGCGGCGCCGTACGTGTTCTGGCTGGGGACGCTGCCGCTCGAGCTCTTCTTCGTCGCCATCACGCTCGTCATCCTGGTCACGGGCAAAGGGATCAGGCTCGGGCTCTGCCTGTACGTCGCCTACTTCCTGCACTGGCTGTTCTTCCACGCGACCGCGGTGCCACTGCCCGACGACATGGTCTGGCAGTTCCCGAAGGGCGTGTTCACGTTCGGCAAGCCGTACCTCAGCGACTTCTGGTTCAGCGGGCACACGGCCAACGCGGTCCTCATCGCCCTGGCGGCGGCGAGGAGCCGCCCGTGGCTCAAGGGGCTGGCCTGGGCGAACGTCCCGTTCCAGGTCGCGCTCGTGCTGTCCACGCGGACGCACTACACCATCGACGTGCTGGGCGCGGTCTTCGTCGCGTACTCGATCCACCGGGTGTCCCTCGACGTCGCCGCCGCCCTGAGCCGGCGTGCCGGGGACACCCGCCCGTGACCACCGAGCTCGACGTCACACTGTACAGGGCGTGACCCGGCTGACGGTCTTCCCGAGCGCGCGGGTTCCCACGGAGGCAACCATGCTGACACGACGCGAGGTGATCGTCGGGAGCTCTGCGCTCCTCCTCTGGCCCGGCTGCGCGACGCGCGGCGCCGTCGAGCTGAACGACATTCACTCGCAGCTGAACGGCACCCCGGTCGGCGCCGTCGTCCGGCCCGGCTCCGTGGACGACATCCAGCGCGCGCTGGCGCGCGCCCGGCGGGCCGGCCAGGCGGTCAGCATCACCGGCGGACGGCACGCGATGGGCGGACAGCAGTTCGGCGCCGGCACGCTCAACCTCGACATGACCGGGATGCGGCGCGTGCTCCACTTCGATCCCGACGCGGGGGAGATCGAGGTCGAGGCCGGCATCCAGTGGCCTGAGCTCATCGAGTATCTGGTTCGAGCACAGGAGGGACGGCCGAGGCAGTGGGGCATCGTGCAGAAGCAGACCGGCGCTGACCGTCTCACGATCGGCGGCGCGCTGGCGGCCAACGCCCACGGCCGGGGACTGCGCTTCAAGCCGATCGTCCAGGACGTCAAGTCGTTCGTCATGCTCGATGCGGCCGGCCGCACCGTGACCTGCGACCGGCAGACGAACCCGGAGCTGTTCCGGCTGGCGATCGGCGGGTATGGGCTCTTCGGTGTCATGACCTCGGTCACGCTCCGCCTGACGCCGCGCCGAAAGGTCCAGCGCGTGGTCGAGATCCTGGACGTGGACCGCGTCATCCCCGCCTTCGGGCGGCGAATCGCCGACGGCTTCACCTACGGCGATTTCCAGTACTCGACCGAGGCCGGGGCGGAGCGCTTTCTCCGCACGGGCGTGTTCTCGTGCTACCGGCCGGTGGCCGACGACACCCCCATCCCGAGCGGTCAGAAGGAGCTCCAGCCCGAGGACTGGCGCGAGCTGCTGTTCCTCGCCCACGCCGACAAGCGGCGGGCCTTCGAGGCCTACACCGGTCATTACCTGGCGACCGACGGCCAGATCTACTGGTCCGACACGCAGCAGCTCGGCACCTACTTCGACGACTACCACCGCGAGGTCGACCGCCGCCTCGGCGCCACCGATCGGGCGACCGAGATGATCACCGAGATCTACGTCCCGCGGCCCCGGCTCGCCGACTTCCTGGCCGAGGCCCGCGACGACTTCCTCAAGAACCGGGTCGAGCTGATCTACGGGAGCATCCGGCTGATCGAGCGCGACGATGAGACGTTCCTGCCCTGGGCCAAGCAAAGCTACGCGTGCACCATCTTCAACCTGCACGTCGTCCACACGCCGGAGGGCCTGGACCACTCCGCGCGAGCGTTCCGCCGCCTCATCGACATGGCCTGGCGACGGGGCGGCAGCTACTTTCTCACCTACCATCGGTGGGCGACGCGCGCCCAGGTCGAGGCCTGCTATCCGCAGTTCGCCGAGTTCCTGCGCCACAAGCGCGCGCACGATCCGGAGGAGCGCTTCCAGAGCGAGTGGTACCGCCACTACCGGCGCATGTTCGCCTACCCCACGGCGTGACGCCAGCCCTCAGCTGCCAGTGGGCTAACTCCTCAGCGCAGTCTGCACCTGGGCCAGGTGCTCTTCGGCGTGGCCGACGATAAACGACTCGATGACCTCGGCCACGGTCACCTCACCCCTCCCCGCGTGGATGCCTCGCTTGCCGCGCTCGGCCATCGACTGCTTCCGGATCGTGCTTGCCGCTGAACGAACCTCGTCCTGCAGCTTGCCCAGCAACTCGTCAGGTTCCGCGGTCGCGCCGTGCGCGACGCCCGCTAGCCGCTCAGGCGAGCCGGCCTTGCGCCCGAATGTGGGTGGCTCTCCGGTGGACGCGATCAGCCCGCGACAATGGTTCAGCCAGTACGGGATCATCTCCGTCATGTGCCCCAGAGCCTGCATCGCTGACCATTCGTTCTCCGCCGGCGCCGTGCGCAGACGCGAGGCCACGCCGGGTTCCCGCAGCAACCTGGCCACTTCTTCGTAGACTCGTTCGAGTCGGCGGGCTTGTGCCTCGCCAGGGCTTTCCGCGGTGTGTGTCGTCATTTCCCGTCTCCTGGTGTGTCGGTTCGTTAGCCGTGTTCAACCCGCGGACTCTTGGATGAGCTCATCGGCTCGCGAGCGAGCTAGGCGGGCGACTCACCCCACCGGCGCCTGCACGCGCCGCACGAGCGCGGTCGTGAGGCGGCGCGGCAGGAACCGCACTCCGTGCGCGAACACCCGGTTGGTGAAGCCGTGGATGAAGACGCGCTTGCCTCGCATGAGCGCCGCGTAGCCGGCCCGGGCCACGGCCGCCGCCTCCGCCACGTTGCCGCGCATGAGCCTCGACGCCTGCATCCCCGCCGCCGCTTCGAAGCCGGAACGCGTCGGGCCCGGGCAGAGCGTGGTGACCGTCACGCCGGTGCCCTCGAGCTCGCAGGCCAGCGCCTCCGAGAAGGACAGCACGTACGCCTTCGTCGCGTAATAGACGGCCATCAGCGGCCCCGGCTGGAACGCGGCCGTGGAGGCCACGTTCAGGATCCGGCCGTGGCCGCGGGCCAGCATTGCCGGCAGGAGGCGCTTGGTCAGCTCCGTCAAGGCCACCACGTTGACCTGGATCATCGCCAGCTCTCTGGCGAGACTCGTCTCGGCGAAGGGGCCGAATACGCCGTAGCCGGCGTTGTTCACGAGGATCCCGACGGTGATCCCGAGGTCCTCGAGCCGCCGCACCACCGAGGCGGCGGCTCCGGGCTCGCCGAGGTCGGCCGCGATCACCTCACAGCGGATGCGGTGGCGGTCGGCGAGCGCCGTGGCCAGCTCGTCCAGCGTCGGCCGGGACCGGGCGACGAGCACGAGCGGGTGACCGTCCCGGGCAAACAGTCCCGCGAGCTCGCGGCCGATGCCGCTCGAGGCCCCGGTGATCAGCGTCGTCTCGCTCATGGTGCTCATCGACTCCTCCTCGGCCTCGGCGGCGGCGCCCGGCGACTGCCACGGCTCACGGGCCGGCGAGGTTGTCGCTCGGGAGCGCGTCCTCGGGCATCGGCACGCCGCCCGGCGGCCCGCCGGGGACGCGACGGGGCGCACGACGCGGTCGCACGAGAGGAAAGGGCCGTTCGTGGGCTACGAGATCACGAAGCCGGCGCCGACCGGGTCGGTCGGGTCGATCAGCCACTTCGCGTAGCCGATGATGTTGGCCCGGCCCTTGACGGTGGGGATGACGGCTCGCTGGCCGTCGAGCCGGGTCTCGCCGGTGAGCCGGCCCTCGAAGGTGCCGCTGCCGAGAAGTCCCTCGGCCTGGATCGTCTGGCCGATGGCGAGCTGCCCGCGCGCCTCGAGCATGGCCAGCATCGCGCTCGTCCCCGTCCCCCCCGGGGACCGATCCATCTTCCCGTCACTGAAGACGTGGACGCAGCGATAGCGTGCCTCCGGCCGGGTGGGCTCGTGGTAGAACGTCACCAGGTCCAGCTGGGTGATGTGGGGCTGAGTCGGATGCCGGAGCGTCACCTTCTCCCGGAGCTGCGCCTTCGCGATCGTCCCCAGCCGCGAGAATCGGCTTCCGTTCTCGGGACCGATCGGGAGCGCCTGGCGGTCCCACTTGATGATGCCGAAGTAGTTCCCGCCGAACACGACGTCGGCCCGCAGGGTCCCGAACTCGGGCAGCTCCACCGGGACGTCCTGGGCTGCCACGAACGCCGGGACGTTCTCGAACCGGCACCACTCCACGTCGCGGTCCGAGTGGGCGACCTCGGCCGTCACCCGGCCCGCCGTCGTCTCGTAGCGGATCCGGGCCGGCGACTCCGGGGCCGAGACCCAACCGCCGGCCACCAGCGCCATGGAGAGGCCGATGGTGCCGTGCCCGCACATGTGCAGATACTGCTCCCCGTCCATCCAGATCATCCCGGCGTCGGCGTCGGCCGCCGACGGCGGGGCGACGAACACCCCGAACATGTCCTTGTGGCCCCGGGGCTCCCGCATGAGCGCGCGCCGCAGCCAGTCGTAGCGCTCCTCGACGAACCGCCGCTTGGCCAGGATGTCGGTCGCGGGCGGGTACGGGATCCCCCCCGGGACGATGCAGGTGGGCTCGCCCTCGGTGTGGGTATAGATGACGTCGACGAATCCAGTCTTCAGCATGTGCCGTCTCCTCGGCGCTCGCGCTGCGGAATCCGCCCGGCTCCGGGCCGCGCCACCGACCCTCCGTTGACACGGTGTCGCGCGGAGTGCTACAGAACCTTATCACCGCGGCCAGCGAGCGTCCATCGACGGGTCCGCCACCGCGCCGTGCCGGGGGCGGCGAGAAGAAAGGGGGCCACCGCCCATGCTGCACGACCAGCCGAGCGCCCGAACCGCAAGCCGCCTCACCCGCCGCCGGTTCCTCGCGATGTCGGCGGTCGCCGCCGCCGGCGCCGCCGGGCCGTCCCGGGCCGCCGCCCAGGGCCAGCTCACCGTCGCCCTCTACGGGGGCCGGTTCGGCGAGGCGATCCGCGAGGGGAGCATCAAGGAGTTCCAGCAGAAGACCGGGGCCCGCGTGCTGGAGGAGCAGGGCGTCTCCACCATCACGCTGGGCAAGCTGCGCCAGCAGAAGGGTAATCCCTCGATCGACGTGGCCTGGATCGACGGGGGCGTCTCCGAGATGGCGCTCGCCGAGGACCTCGTCGAGCCGATCGACCTCTCGAAGCTGACCCACGGCAAAGACCTCTTCCCGGCCGCCGTCCAGAAGGACAAGAGCGGCCGCGTCTTCGCCATCACCGGCGGCTTCTACTCGATCGGGCTCAGCTACAACAAGGATCGGATCAAGACCCCGCCGGCGTCCTGGAAGGATCTATGGCGGCCCGAGTACGCGGGTCGGGTGACCACCGCCAGCCCGGTCAACGCGACCTGGCCCAACTGGTTCGCCCACATGGCGAAGGTCTTCGGCGGCGACCTCGACCACGTCGACGCCTTCATCGAGGCGATGAAGAGGCTGAAGGTGGCCGCCTTCTGGGACGCCGCCGGCCAGTCGGACAACCTCTTCCAGAGCGGCGAGGCGGACGTCGGCGTCCAGACCCACGGCAACTCCTGGGGCCTCCGCGACCGCGGCCTCCCCATCGTCTTCGTGGTGCCGACGGAGGGCGCGGTGGCGGGAGACATCCGGGTGCATGTGGCCAAGGGCACCAAGAACCGCGATCTGGCCCTCAAGTACATCGACGCCGTCCTCTCCCCGGCCGGCCAGCAGGGGCTCATGGAGTACATCTCGGCGGCGCCGGCTAACCAGCGCGTGGAGGTCCCGGCCAAGATCAAGGACCGGATGCCCTACGGCGCGGGCACGATGACGAACCTCGTCATCCCCGACTGGCAGGCGGTCAACGAGCGCAAGCCCCGGTGGATCGAGCGCTGGAACAAGGAGGTCCTCGGCAAGGCCTGAGCCGGGCGAGGCCGACACGGGGATGAGCGCGGGCGCGGACGCGGCCGACGTCCGGCTGGCCCACGTCACCAAGCGCTTCGGCGCCCACACCGCCGTCGAGGACGTCTCGCTGGAGGTCCGCCCCGGCGAGTTCGTCTCCCTGCTCGGACCCAGCGGGTGCGGCAAGACGACCACCCTCCGCATCCTGGCCGGATTCCTCGAACCCACCGCCGGCGAGGTCTACATCGGCGGCCAGAGCATGCGCGGGATCCCGGCCTATCGCCGGCCGGTGAACATGGTCTTCCAGCACTACGCCCTCTTCCCTCACCTGACGGTGGCCGACAACATCGCGTACGGCCCGCGGCGCCGCGGCGTCCCCAGGGGCGAGGTCGAGCGGGCCGTGGCCGAGAGCCTCGAGCTGGTGAGCCTCCAGGGCCTCGGCCACCGCCACCCCCGCGAGCTGTCGGGGGGCCAGCAGCAGCGGGTCGCCCTGGCCCGGGCGCTCGTCAACCGGCCGCGGGTGTTGCTCCTGGACGAGCCGCTCGGCGCGCTCGATCTGAAGCTGCGCCGCCAGATGCAGATCGAGCTGAAGCGCCTCCAGGAGCTCCTCCGCATCACCTCCATCTACGTCACCCATGATCAAGAGGAGGCTCTCGTCCTCTCCGACCGCATCGCGGTGATGAACGCGGGCCGCATCGAGCAGACGGGCGAGGCCCGCGCCGTCTACGACCGGCCGGCCACCCCGTTCGTGGCCGATTTCATCGGCCAGACGAACCTCCTCGCCTGCACCGTGGAGGGGACGGAAGGCGACCGCCTCCGCCTCCGCTGCGGCAGCCTCTCCCTGCTCGCCGCGCGCCCCGACCCGGCGCCGACCTCGGGCAGCCGGGTCCAGCTCTCGCTCCGACCCGAGCGCATCGCGCTCCACGCCGAGCGGCCCGCGCTCGACAACGTCTTCCGGGCGGCCGTGACCCGCCGCGTGTACCTCGGCGTGCTCACGAACTTCCACGTCACCGTCGGGGGCGACGTGGCGCTGGTCCTCACCACGTCCGACCAGACCCTCGCCGCCCGGGTCGAGCCGGCCAGCCAGCCGTGGATCGGCTGGAGCGCCGGTGAGGAGCGACTCCTGTGAGCGACGACGCCGTCCGGCCCCGAGCGCGGTGGCGGCTGCTCCTTCCCGCCGTCGCCGTGATGCTGCTGTTCCTCGTGCCCACGGTGGCCAGCATCCTCGTCGGCAGCGTGGTCGAGCACAAGCAGGCGCCGGGCCACC is drawn from Candidatus Methylomirabilota bacterium and contains these coding sequences:
- a CDS encoding proline racemase family protein yields the protein MLKTGFVDVIYTHTEGEPTCIVPGGIPYPPATDILAKRRFVEERYDWLRRALMREPRGHKDMFGVFVAPPSAADADAGMIWMDGEQYLHMCGHGTIGLSMALVAGGWVSAPESPARIRYETTAGRVTAEVAHSDRDVEWCRFENVPAFVAAQDVPVELPEFGTLRADVVFGGNYFGIIKWDRQALPIGPENGSRFSRLGTIAKAQLREKVTLRHPTQPHITQLDLVTFYHEPTRPEARYRCVHVFSDGKMDRSPGGTGTSAMLAMLEARGQLAIGQTIQAEGLLGSGTFEGRLTGETRLDGQRAVIPTVKGRANIIGYAKWLIDPTDPVGAGFVIS
- a CDS encoding SDR family oxidoreductase, which encodes MSTMSETTLITGASSGIGRELAGLFARDGHPLVLVARSRPTLDELATALADRHRIRCEVIAADLGEPGAAASVVRRLEDLGITVGILVNNAGYGVFGPFAETSLARELAMIQVNVVALTELTKRLLPAMLARGHGRILNVASTAAFQPGPLMAVYYATKAYVLSFSEALACELEGTGVTVTTLCPGPTRSGFEAAAGMQASRLMRGNVAEAAAVARAGYAALMRGKRVFIHGFTNRVFAHGVRFLPRRLTTALVRRVQAPVG
- a CDS encoding phosphatase PAP2-related protein, with protein sequence MTRRVIALSVMAALYAGAIALGAASFATYRHASGVEDLGHLVVPPLRRLVGPEAAPYVFWLGTLPLELFFVAITLVILVTGKGIRLGLCLYVAYFLHWLFFHATAVPLPDDMVWQFPKGVFTFGKPYLSDFWFSGHTANAVLIALAAARSRPWLKGLAWANVPFQVALVLSTRTHYTIDVLGAVFVAYSIHRVSLDVAAALSRRAGDTRP
- a CDS encoding ABC transporter substrate-binding protein; protein product: MLHDQPSARTASRLTRRRFLAMSAVAAAGAAGPSRAAAQGQLTVALYGGRFGEAIREGSIKEFQQKTGARVLEEQGVSTITLGKLRQQKGNPSIDVAWIDGGVSEMALAEDLVEPIDLSKLTHGKDLFPAAVQKDKSGRVFAITGGFYSIGLSYNKDRIKTPPASWKDLWRPEYAGRVTTASPVNATWPNWFAHMAKVFGGDLDHVDAFIEAMKRLKVAAFWDAAGQSDNLFQSGEADVGVQTHGNSWGLRDRGLPIVFVVPTEGAVAGDIRVHVAKGTKNRDLALKYIDAVLSPAGQQGLMEYISAAPANQRVEVPAKIKDRMPYGAGTMTNLVIPDWQAVNERKPRWIERWNKEVLGKA
- a CDS encoding ABC transporter ATP-binding protein, which produces MSAGADAADVRLAHVTKRFGAHTAVEDVSLEVRPGEFVSLLGPSGCGKTTTLRILAGFLEPTAGEVYIGGQSMRGIPAYRRPVNMVFQHYALFPHLTVADNIAYGPRRRGVPRGEVERAVAESLELVSLQGLGHRHPRELSGGQQQRVALARALVNRPRVLLLDEPLGALDLKLRRQMQIELKRLQELLRITSIYVTHDQEEALVLSDRIAVMNAGRIEQTGEARAVYDRPATPFVADFIGQTNLLACTVEGTEGDRLRLRCGSLSLLAARPDPAPTSGSRVQLSLRPERIALHAERPALDNVFRAAVTRRVYLGVLTNFHVTVGGDVALVLTTSDQTLAARVEPASQPWIGWSAGEERLL
- a CDS encoding DinB family protein yields the protein MTTHTAESPGEAQARRLERVYEEVARLLREPGVASRLRTAPAENEWSAMQALGHMTEMIPYWLNHCRGLIASTGEPPTFGRKAGSPERLAGVAHGATAEPDELLGKLQDEVRSAASTIRKQSMAERGKRGIHAGRGEVTVAEVIESFIVGHAEEHLAQVQTALRS
- a CDS encoding FAD-binding oxidoreductase, giving the protein MLTRREVIVGSSALLLWPGCATRGAVELNDIHSQLNGTPVGAVVRPGSVDDIQRALARARRAGQAVSITGGRHAMGGQQFGAGTLNLDMTGMRRVLHFDPDAGEIEVEAGIQWPELIEYLVRAQEGRPRQWGIVQKQTGADRLTIGGALAANAHGRGLRFKPIVQDVKSFVMLDAAGRTVTCDRQTNPELFRLAIGGYGLFGVMTSVTLRLTPRRKVQRVVEILDVDRVIPAFGRRIADGFTYGDFQYSTEAGAERFLRTGVFSCYRPVADDTPIPSGQKELQPEDWRELLFLAHADKRRAFEAYTGHYLATDGQIYWSDTQQLGTYFDDYHREVDRRLGATDRATEMITEIYVPRPRLADFLAEARDDFLKNRVELIYGSIRLIERDDETFLPWAKQSYACTIFNLHVVHTPEGLDHSARAFRRLIDMAWRRGGSYFLTYHRWATRAQVEACYPQFAEFLRHKRAHDPEERFQSEWYRHYRRMFAYPTA